The following nucleotide sequence is from Salvia splendens isolate huo1 chromosome 2, SspV2, whole genome shotgun sequence.
AACTGCAGGTAAAAATTCTGCAGGGCTGGCAGCTGCATAGAAAGAAGGTGCGGTGCTGCTTTGGCTTTTGTAGCAACTTCCATTGCTAACAAACATATGTTGAGTCTtgagagaaaaaggaaaagaaagaaattcTAGTGAGAGATTGATGATGTTATGGTCTTCCATCTAAACACCACTACCATCTTCTTCACTTAAACCGGTAAGAATTGAGCTTAGTGTCTCGGGCAAAATTGTTGCTGTGTTTGATGGCAAAAAGATTCcatcttttttaaattttatgggTTTTCTTGAAAGTTGAACTTGAAACCCTTGTTTGTGCGCGCGTGTGTGTTGTCTTTACAAATCTTATTTTACCATATCTCCTTCTTTCTATGCATAAATATTTGCTAATTTTTGGTTTCCTTTTTCTGGGGTTTGTGCAGAAGCAAGTGGAGAATGAAGTGAACTTGCTCCTTCTACTCTACGCGTGGCCGTGGAAACAGGTAAAGGAGAGAATAGAATAGATGATTTAGATagattgaagagagagagagagataaagagagtctcttttttgttattttcttgaTTAGCTTTTGATGCACTctttactaaaaaaaaattgaatcttgagtAGCAAACATGGATGCATATGAAGCAACAAAGATTGTTTTCCAACGGATCCAAAATTTGGACCCTCAAAACGCCTCCAAAATCATGGGGTTTGTCCTAATCCAAGATCATGGTGAGAAGGAGATGATCCGCCTCGCCTTTGGCCCAGAATCCCTCATCCAAACCGTGATCATCCAAGCCAAGAAAGACCTCAACTTGAACACACCCTCAACCCCTTCAACCCCATCTCCTTCCTCTCACTTCACCAacccactttctctctctatacaAAACTCCACTTCAAGAATGATTGGACAAACTCTCCCCTCCCCTCTCAGCATCACTAACCACTCCTCTTGGACAAACTCCAGCAACTTCTCCGACGACTTGATCAGTCCCAGCACCTACAATGGCAGCTCCCCGCCGTCGACGATGAACTCCGCTGCGGCGCCGTTTTACATTGGAGCTGAGGTTGACTTGATTGACGAACTCCACCTCCAAGATCAGCTCTCCTTCCTCAACGACGCCCCGCCCCACCGCCGGAGCTGCTCCGTCAGCGATATCTGCCTGCAGGCGGATGATTTGGGCGGGGGTTTTGGGTGGAAGCCGTGCTTGTTCTACGCTAGAGGCTTTTGCAAGAACGGGACGAGCTGCCGATTCCTCCACGGCGAGGGGGAGATGATGGAGCCCCTCAATTTCCCTTTCTCGGCTAGCCGGTGCATCAATTTTCAGCAACCTGATAGCCCACGGTAATTCaagatttcatttttactaaCTGTCATACttcaagatttgatttttattaaCTATCATGATTcaagatttgattttattaCTATCATAATTCAAGATTTGGTTTTTATAATTCAATGTGTTTAGATCTCTGCTGGTGGGGGATGGGATGCACAAGTTCGGGCGGGGGCGGGGCGAGTTTGCTATGAATCCGGGGTCGAGGCAGATTTACTTGACCTTCCCTGCGGATAGCACTTTCAAGGAGGAGGATGTGTCCACTTATTTTAGGTGCATTTTGCTTGTTATgttatgatatgatatgatatggtTTTTCTTGTGTAGTGTTTCTAATTTGGGGTTGGTTTTGTAGTAATTTTGGGCCGGTTCAAGATGTGAGGATCCCTTATCAGCAGAAGAGGATGTTTGGTTTCGTGACATTCGACTTCCCGGAGACGGTGAAGCTCATTCTCGCAAAGGGCAATCCTCATTTCGTCTGCGACGCCAGGGTGCTGGTCAAGCCCTACAAAGAAAAGGGAAAGATCCCGGACAAGCATAGGTGGTTGTTAATTGATTAACATTTTAAGGTTTTTTGATCTTTTGATTATAATGTTTGTGGGGACATTGTGTGTGTAGGAAACAACAGCAACAGATGGAGAGAGGGGAATTCCCTGGCTGCAGCAGCCCCGAGTCAAGAGATCCTTTCGATCTTCACCTTGGTAAGAGAGGGAATTTAGCACTTGCTTGAAAGATTGATTAACTGATCTTGTTTTGTTGATACATTCGTTTCTTGATTTAGGGGCAAGAATGGTGTACAATACTCAGGATTTGTTGTGGAGGAGGAAATTGGAGGAGCAAGCTGATCTGCAGCAAGCGATCGAGCTGCAGAACAGGCGGCTCATGGGTCTTCAGCTTCTCGATGTCAAGAGGAATAGCCACCACCGCACGCTCTCTAGTGGCGCTGTTATATCGTCTCCCATGTCCTTCTCCCCAACATTCTTCAATCGCACCAGCCCTGAAGTCAAAGAAGGTTCACATTCTCGTTTCCAtcgtttttaatattttttgaagAATTAGAGTACTTAAACTCATGGCCTTGTGATTGCAGAAAATGGCTCGATTGGATCCTATGCAGCTGCTTCCAATCGTGAAGCACATTTGGCTAAAAATGCGAatgcaaatgcaaatgcaaatgcaaatgcaaaGGAGGAAAGTGAGCCAAGCATTGGCAACAATAACTCCTTCAAACAAAGTGAATATTTACAAGAAAGGTATGTATCATTTTTTATTGGCAAATGAAACGAAAATGCTCCAATTAATCATCGatgacaaaaacaaaaatgaatattGTAGCTTGGAGCACAACCTTCCCGAAAGCCCCTTTGCTTCCCCGAAGGCGGGTGGAGACATGGCCACAGCCTTCTCCGACCACAAGATGGAGGCGGAAAAGGTCCCCCCGCCATTGACTAACAATGATTTGATCACCAGCCCATCGTTGTTCCCTGGCTCGGCTTCATTAGACATAGCTCCTTTTAAATCATGTTACTTCCAAGTTCCTAGGTATGTTCACTTCTACTTATTATTACTAACTCTATTATTGTCCGTAATCAAAAGCATTAATTACATGATTTCGATGTAGGTTTGCCTCAGGTCACGAGACCGTTGGAATGTAGCCCTAGATCCCGTTTCGGCCTTGCTAACAACCCTTAATGAAAAGGTAAATTGGACCATTTATCATCCCATATTAAGCTAATTAGCTCAACTATATTATTTTCATCATCTATGACCAAATATAGTACTTGTTTCCAATAATTAGAAGTAGTTGCAGTGTCATTATTAAGGTTAGTTGTGCGCATTTTTCTTCCGATCAGGCCAACGATTGAAACATGTAGTCCACGACCACCGCAGGAGCCACGACCACCACCTCTACCTCGACGCAATTAAATGTCACACACCAGAAGGAAGCAGGATCAGTGTCCAATACCATACTAGTTACTACCATACAAGTTGCATACATAAAAAAGGCAGTAAAGAAGAGTGGGTCAGCCATCCATTTTCTCTCACG
It contains:
- the LOC121791942 gene encoding zinc finger CCCH domain-containing protein 53-like; this encodes MDAYEATKIVFQRIQNLDPQNASKIMGFVLIQDHGEKEMIRLAFGPESLIQTVIIQAKKDLNLNTPSTPSTPSPSSHFTNPLSLSIQNSTSRMIGQTLPSPLSITNHSSWTNSSNFSDDLISPSTYNGSSPPSTMNSAAAPFYIGAEVDLIDELHLQDQLSFLNDAPPHRRSCSVSDICLQADDLGGGFGWKPCLFYARGFCKNGTSCRFLHGEGEMMEPLNFPFSASRCINFQQPDSPRSLLVGDGMHKFGRGRGEFAMNPGSRQIYLTFPADSTFKEEDVSTYFSNFGPVQDVRIPYQQKRMFGFVTFDFPETVKLILAKGNPHFVCDARVLVKPYKEKGKIPDKHRKQQQQMERGEFPGCSSPESRDPFDLHLGARMVYNTQDLLWRRKLEEQADLQQAIELQNRRLMGLQLLDVKRNSHHRTLSSGAVISSPMSFSPTFFNRTSPEVKEENGSIGSYAAASNREAHLAKNANANANANANAKEESEPSIGNNNSFKQSEYLQESLEHNLPESPFASPKAGGDMATAFSDHKMEAEKVPPPLTNNDLITSPSLFPGSASLDIAPFKSCYFQVPRFASGHETVGM